CCACTTTGTCGTTGGCGGCTTCTCCGCTATCTTCGCTACTCATTAGCATTCAGAACTGGTCGTGTACACTATATAAATTTATGGGTGAGAAAAGCTCATCCACAAATTATATCTAACTTTTCAGTAACGGAGAAAAGAGAAGGGGCCTCTTCTGAGCAATCAGTGTCACCCTTCTAGAAGTCGTATTCAGTAAGCTGATACCGTATCTCTAAGGAAATGTAGCATGGGCCCCATGGGTTGTGATTTCCGTTCTAATGATCCAGTACCAAAATGAGATAGCACCAGTTTGAATTGACAATTTCGACAATATTACCACAGTACTCGGTAACTCGATTGTCTAACGTAATTACATTTTATTAGAATCTCCACAACAAGAGCGTGTCAAGATCTGTTGGCAGATACGCTGGACGTAGCTGGCCAAGGAGAGGCCAATTAAAATACGTTGTACATGGAAATATTGCGAGACGTTAACACGAGCATCAACCATAATCTTTTAAATATGATTGAATTATTTTTATAATACATTATATATACTCGACAGATGATGGACTATTTCATATTATACAATCGAAACCAGTCAGTAGACTTGACATCTACCTCTATAACAGAGGTCGATATCTAATATATTACAACAGTACAGTTGTAATTCGAACTAGATGCGGCAGTCCTGAAGCGGTCATTATCATTACGATATTACGGTCTATCAAAACAGCCACATAGATCGTAATCAGGTGAATATGAATCACACAATCTATAGATCTCTAGCAGCACTCGTACGACTACTACGGCACGTGTGTTCGTATTTTAGTCCATGCGTACAAATTTCACAATGTCGAATGGCTAGTAATATGATATAGGCAGCAGATGGTACTGTCTATATGAAAGTTTGAAGAATGAATAGGTGGCAGCGAGAAGTGTCCATACAATTCGCCACCCCACTCAGAGAGATCTTAAACGTGGATTGTGATGAGGTTTGGGAAAGCAGCGTACCCCAACGCCCGTAAGGGTGTTCGGGGTGCGCCTGCATTCAATGGGATTGTCCGTGCTAGAGGTCATCGAAGTCCTCAAATTGCTTGTCGTTGACCGTTTTCACGGTGCAATCTGGAACTAAACACGCACTCATTCGGAGGCCCAGAGCGACCCGCCGACGGCAGAGCCGTCGCAGGTCGCGGTCGGTAAGAAACATATCGAAATCGACGACGAGAAAAATGCCTGTGCACCGCGGTCGACACAGAATCGAATCTCCTGCTCGAAATCGAGGTATTCAGCCGTCGCGTGACTGACTCTGCTGCGGCGTTCCTGCACCGTCTTACTGAGAAACACAAAATAGACGAGGTAGAGTTTCTCGTCGGTGCTGCCGGCTATCTAACAGCCCTCGTTCGCTACGAATTGATCGGTCAGTTCAACTACAGCGACCGAAACCACGTCGAAAAGTGGTCTCAAAGCATCTCAATACGAATTGACCGTTTACACTCGTTCTGGCGGGGTAGTCCAGCCAGTGCACGCCGCTGGCTGAGACGGTTCAGACACCTTACAATCATGATCGACCGAATCGGGCGCTCAATGGCCTAACGCCAGCTGAGGAGATAGTCAACTAGACAGTTTTTTCCAGATGATATTACTAACACGAATCGGCATCAAACGCCCAAAGAGGAAGCACATTGGATCGGTATATGAGGTGACAGACAAAGATAATAAGATTCAGTTGATTGAATGTTCCATGTTGATTTCTAACTCATTAACAGCACCATGTAGAGTTTGATACAACTCTTTTTTATGGCTTTCGGTCCGTAACCGGTGAATTGGCCCAGAGATACTCATAGCACCATAGAATTTTTTTCCGGGCATTTTTACTGGCATTGCCATTGCCCATAATCCATCTATGCTCTCCTCATTATTTTCGGCCAGTCCTTTTTTTCGGATTGATTTTAACTCTTCGAATAGCTCTGCGCGATCCGTGGTCGTATTTTCAGTAGCCTTTGGCAATCCGTGATAATCAATAATTTGATCGACCATTGATTCGGGTATTTTAGCCAAAATTACTTTACCAGCAGCGGTACGGTGCATATGGAGCTCTTTACCAATTCGACTGTTAATTCGAACTGCATTATTGCCGAATTCTTGTTGGATTATGAATAGCTTCCCGTTTTCCATTACGGAAAACTCAGTAAGTTCGCCTGTTTCTTCAGATAGATCCCGTACCTTGTCCGATATCAAATTCTGAAAATCATAGTTTTGTCTTGCAAACGACCCAAGATCAAGAAATTTGACTCCTACTCGGTAATTCCCATCCTGCTCGGTAATATACCCTCTTTTCATCATAGTTCTCAAATGAAGGTATGCTGTACTATTCGCAACATTAAATTCATTTGCAACTTCATTCATACTCGCACCACCCGACTTCTTCAGATACTCTAAGATATTAAAAGCTTTTTCGAGACTTTTAATCGTCTTCTGGTCTTTTGGTGGTTCGATCATAGCGAATAGAGTACCGCGACGAAACTTGAACCTTTCCCCGGTGACGAGCATCGTGTTCAGATAAGCTGATTCCATGCAAAGGCGAACGGTCTGAGCCACTCGTCAGCTGTTTCTGCGTATGCGTTGCTGGGCAGTGTCTAGTTAGGCCAGTTTGAGAAGTGAGCAGGTCGTAGAGTTAGTTTGGAACAATGCTCGCAGACCTGCTCAGTGAGAGCTACGCGGCGGAATTTGATGAATGTTGGGAGCGTGAGCGGACGGCGACGCCCGTCAGGGTGTTCGCCGTCCGTCTCCACGCGACCGGTTGTTCTCTTCGAGAGACACAAGCAATCCTTCGCTTGATCGGCGTGGAACGCTCTCATCAAGCGATCTGGAACTGGGTACATCGGCTGGCTGACAGCGTTCCAGACCCGCCGACGGCGAAGCCGTCGCGGGTCGCCATTGATGAAACCGCTGTCAGGATCAACGGCGACTGGTCTTGGGTGTACGCTGCAATAGACCTAGACTCAAAACTAATTCTCGATGTCGCAGTGTTCGGACGTCGAGGCACCGATCCAGCTGCTGCGTTTCTGCACCGATTGACCGAGAAACACGAACTATCCGACACCGTGTTTCTCGCTGATGGCTATGGCTATCTGACTGCCCTCTCTCGATTAGAATTGAGCGGTCAGCTCGACTACGTTGACCGAAACCTGATCGAAAAGTGGTTTCACACCTTGAAGATGAGAGTTGACCGCTTCCATAACTCATGGGTGGGCAGTCGGGCGAGCGTCAGAGAGTGGCTTGAACAGTTTGTACACTATTACAACACACAACGACCACATCAATCACTCAATGGACAGACGCCCGCGGAGGTGCTAAACTAGACAGTGCCCGTTGCTGAAGCAGTTTGAAAACGAAGAAGTTCGTCTTTTTACCTCTCGAAAGACACGTTCGGCGCTGTTCCGATTTCCGTGACGTTCGTGTCTGAAATCGAGATCATGTCGTTGGCAAGCGTAGTTCAGTGCTTTGTCGCCGTCAACGAGAAACACGGCGTCGTCGACGTTGTGTTTCTCGCGTAGTTCCGCAATGAATGAACTTGCTATCACTTTGGCTCTGGTCGGCTCGAGCTGTGTATGGAGTAATTCGTTCGATTCGGGATCCACCGCAGCATACAGCCAGTACTGCTCATCGTTGAGTCGAATCACAGTCTCGTCAACCGCAACCTGATCCGGATTCCGACCAGAATCTGGCTGTAGATCAGCCTTGTGAACCCAGTTATGGACGGTGGATCGAGCTCGTTTAACACCGAATATATCGGGAATTCGAACAGTATTCGAAAGAGAGAGAGAGAGACCAGCGAGATGAAGCTGAATACTGAGCTTCATCAACAGTCGCGGTGTTGCCTCTCGCTCCACAAAACCTAAGTCAATCTGGCCGATACTAGAGCTGAGGCGTGCGTTTTCGGGCATAGAAAACTTTGAAAACGCCACGCCTCACTCCTTCAACCTTATCTGAACACCACCCCTCGATCCGCAAGAAATTCAAATTCGGGTTGCGGATGGCATCGGTGATGCGGAGGGGTGTCGAATCGATATTATCAGGTATACGTCGGGAGCCTATCGATTCCATTGCGTCGATTCCAACAAAGTCAACTGGCGATTTGATAGCCACCCGAACCCGCACTCTTCGGACCGCCATTTCCACGAGCCACCGGATGCCCGTCAGCGTCGGCAACGGAGTCGTGTATCCAGGTTTCTGAACCGGTCCTGGTTACTCGAGCCGTGTTGAAACTGTGGCGGCGCACCTACGAACAGAACGACCTGAAGAGCCTCAACACAGCACAGAACCCGCCATGAATTCTTGTCTGTAGAATATGCTCAAAACCGTGTTCAGGGTCGGTCGTTGCTACTCCAGCAGTTCCTCGAGATTTTCTTCCGAGAGTTCCTCTCCACGGTAGGGCAGGTGACTGTTCGCTGCCGTACAGCCTCTGTAACAGACGTATATAACGAATATCTGTAACAGACATACAGAATGTAACGTGGAGGCGACCCGAATATTGACGGAGAATCGACGCATGGGTATGACTAATGCGAGAGCCATAGGACAAACGACCAACGATGGGCGATACCAATGACGACTGAGACCGTCCCCTCCCTAGTCGAACCGGAGTGGCTCGAGGCCCGACTAGAGACTCCGGATGTGCGCGTTGTCGACTGTACGCTTCACCTCAGCTTCGATTCCGAAACCGGAGACAGACAGTCCGAATCCGGCCGTTCGGACTGGGAGCGCGCCCATATCCCGGGGAGCGTGTTCGCAGACATTCAGGACGATCTCTCGGCAGCTGACCCGGAGTATCCGTACCAACGACCGACGCCCGAGAGATTCGCCGACGCGATGGAGGCATTGGGGATCGGGGACGACTCGCGGGTTGTCCTCTACGATGCGGCAGAGAACATCTGGGCGGCACGGGCTTGGTGGTTGCTGCGGGCGTTTGGCTTCGATCGCGCGGGCATCCTGAACGGTGGCTGGAAACGCTGGACGGCCGAGGATCGCCCCATCTCCACCGCGCCACCGACGGATCAGGAGGTAACGTTCACGCCCGAGCCGAGGCCAGAGCTATTCGTCGATAAGGAGACGGTTCTGGAAGCCATCGACGATGACAGCTGTTGTCTGGTCAACGCGCTCCGGCCAGCGGATCACGCCGGGACCGGCCTCGTCAAATACGGTCGTCCCGGACGAATCCCGGACAGCGTCAACGTGCCAGCCATCGGTGACGAATCAATCGTCGGTCCAGCGGACAACACGTACCTCCCACGGCCCACACTCCGAGAGCGATTCGCCGACGTCGGCGTGATCGATACCGGTCGCGTGATCACCTACTGCGGCGGTGGAATCGCCGCCAGCAATGCCGCATTCGCACTCCATCTGCTCGGCAGAGAGAACGTGGCTGTGTATGACGGATCCCTTGCAGAGTGGGGACGGACCGATCTTCCGATGGAGACCGACTGAGTGGTCCGTTGTCTGAAGACTATCTAATACAGTGAGAGAGCCCCACCGTTCACGGCGTTGACGAGACGCGACGCATCTCATTGATGCAGGAATCCCGAGCAATGGAAGTTTTAGGCTTACAACCATGATCCTGCCGAGCGAGCACAATAAAAATGTACGGCAAGTACTTCTAGCCAGAGACGAATATAATACGTAATGGATGGAGGGAATCGGACAACTCGACGAACTGCGCTTGGCTTCATCGCCATCGGTGGTATGCTACTAATTATGAAAAGCGCAGGATTCACAAAGACTACAGCGAATCGAATGGCTAGTGTTCGTAGCGCAGACGATGAAAATGCGCTATTGGGACTAACAGATCACTCCACAGATGCACGAATCGAAACCGCAACTGATACGACTACAATCTACACACTCAACG
The genomic region above belongs to Natronorubrum tibetense GA33 and contains:
- a CDS encoding IclR family transcriptional regulator, which produces MIEPPKDQKTIKSLEKAFNILEYLKKSGGASMNEVANEFNVANSTAYLHLRTMMKRGYITEQDGNYRVGVKFLDLGSFARQNYDFQNLISDKVRDLSEETGELTEFSVMENGKLFIIQQEFGNNAVRINSRIGKELHMHRTAAGKVILAKIPESMVDQIIDYHGLPKATENTTTDRAELFEELKSIRKKGLAENNEESIDGLWAMAMPVKMPGKKFYGAMSISGPIHRLRTESHKKELYQTLHGAVNELEINMEHSIN
- a CDS encoding IS6 family transposase, which codes for MLADLLSESYAAEFDECWERERTATPVRVFAVRLHATGCSLRETQAILRLIGVERSHQAIWNWVHRLADSVPDPPTAKPSRVAIDETAVRINGDWSWVYAAIDLDSKLILDVAVFGRRGTDPAAAFLHRLTEKHELSDTVFLADGYGYLTALSRLELSGQLDYVDRNLIEKWFHTLKMRVDRFHNSWVGSRASVREWLEQFVHYYNTQRPHQSLNGQTPAEVLN
- a CDS encoding sulfurtransferase codes for the protein MTTETVPSLVEPEWLEARLETPDVRVVDCTLHLSFDSETGDRQSESGRSDWERAHIPGSVFADIQDDLSAADPEYPYQRPTPERFADAMEALGIGDDSRVVLYDAAENIWAARAWWLLRAFGFDRAGILNGGWKRWTAEDRPISTAPPTDQEVTFTPEPRPELFVDKETVLEAIDDDSCCLVNALRPADHAGTGLVKYGRPGRIPDSVNVPAIGDESIVGPADNTYLPRPTLRERFADVGVIDTGRVITYCGGGIAASNAAFALHLLGRENVAVYDGSLAEWGRTDLPMETD